A window from Chrysemys picta bellii isolate R12L10 chromosome 2, ASM1138683v2, whole genome shotgun sequence encodes these proteins:
- the SH2D6 gene encoding SH2 domain-containing protein 6 isoform X2 produces MPLPGAARSPLPSCRPSSCQSSAWCLAQTLAMERRCPRAWPAGKVRTEPGRSSPQLPAVAGSPCPSPFRGPRQRLPAPLHPGIPARPRGTTRYQSLPPTYTPFLEGPPEEQIYLVCEPSSPPPCRMTRALMPPLGQVPPPKPPKLSKPKIALPGAHQSLADSSPEASSKAPAWPRGSGSPVEDPGMQDQAWYAGSCDRHLAESILQGVNKDSAFMVRQSSGQGWNQPFTLAVLYKGHVYNIPIRYVESSRQYALGKDGKSREERFDSVAGIIQHYREHPLVLIEGSSASRAHTCLLFPVKP; encoded by the exons ATGCCACTGCCCGGCGCTGCTCGGAGCCCTTTGCCCTCCTGCCGGCCAAG TTCCTGTCAAAGCTCAGCCTGGTGCCTGGCACAGACGCTGGCAATGGAGAGGAGATGCCCCAGGGCCTGGCCTGCGGGaaag GTCAGGACAGAACCCGGGCGaagctccccccagctcccggcAGTCGCCGGGTCTCCCTGCCCATCCCCGTTCCGAGGCCCCCGCCAACGCCTGCCGGCCCCGCTGCACCCCGGG ATCCCGGCCCGACCTCGTGGGACGACAAGGTAccagagcctcccccccacatacacccccTTCCTG GAGGGACCCCCAGAGGAGCAGATTTACCTGGTGTGTGAGCCGTCGAGCCCAC CTCCCTGCAGGATGACTCGCGCCCTGATGCCCCCGCTCGGCCAGGTGCCCCCGCCAAAGCCCCCAAAGCTGTCCAA GCCGAAGATCGCCCTGCCTGGGGCCCACCAG AGCCTGGCTGATTCCTCCCCCGAAG CCTCGAGCaaagccccagcctggcccagggGCAGTGGCTCCCCGGTGGAG GATCCTGGCATGCAGGACCAGGCCTGGTACGCGGGGAGCTGCGACCGGCACCTGGCAGAGAGCATCCTGCAGGGGGTCAATAAG gacaGCGCGTTCATGGTGCGACAGAGTTCAGGGCAGGGCTGGAACCAGCCATTCACCTTGGCCGTGCTGTACAAGGGCCACGTCTACAACATCCCCATCCGCTACGTGGAGAGCAGCCGCCAGTACGCGCTGGGCAAGGACGGGAAGAGCCGCGAGGAG cGGTTCGACAGCGTGGCCGGCATCATCCAGCACTACCGTGAGCACCCCCTGGTGCTGATCGAGGGCAGCTCCGCCTCCAGGGCGCACACCTGCCTGCTCTTCCCCGTCAAGCCCTGA
- the SH2D6 gene encoding SH2 domain-containing protein 6 isoform X1 — MYEVPPCESQAWKVAPAKRQEDTDGTYLDHATARRCSEPFALLPAKFLSKLSLVPGTDAGNGEEMPQGLACGKGQDRTRAKLPPAPGSRRVSLPIPVPRPPPTPAGPAAPRDPGPTSWDDKEGPPEEQIYLVCEPSSPPPCRMTRALMPPLGQVPPPKPPKLSKPKIALPGAHQSLADSSPEASSKAPAWPRGSGSPVEDPGMQDQAWYAGSCDRHLAESILQGVNKDSAFMVRQSSGQGWNQPFTLAVLYKGHVYNIPIRYVESSRQYALGKDGKSREERFDSVAGIIQHYREHPLVLIEGSSASRAHTCLLFPVKP, encoded by the exons ATGTACGAGGTGCCCCCCTGTGAGAGCCAAGCCTGGAAGGTGGCTCCAGCCAAGAGGCAGGAGGACACGGACGGCACCTACCTAG ATCATGCCACTGCCCGGCGCTGCTCGGAGCCCTTTGCCCTCCTGCCGGCCAAG TTCCTGTCAAAGCTCAGCCTGGTGCCTGGCACAGACGCTGGCAATGGAGAGGAGATGCCCCAGGGCCTGGCCTGCGGGaaag GTCAGGACAGAACCCGGGCGaagctccccccagctcccggcAGTCGCCGGGTCTCCCTGCCCATCCCCGTTCCGAGGCCCCCGCCAACGCCTGCCGGCCCCGCTGCACCCCGGG ATCCCGGCCCGACCTCGTGGGACGACAAG GAGGGACCCCCAGAGGAGCAGATTTACCTGGTGTGTGAGCCGTCGAGCCCAC CTCCCTGCAGGATGACTCGCGCCCTGATGCCCCCGCTCGGCCAGGTGCCCCCGCCAAAGCCCCCAAAGCTGTCCAA GCCGAAGATCGCCCTGCCTGGGGCCCACCAG AGCCTGGCTGATTCCTCCCCCGAAG CCTCGAGCaaagccccagcctggcccagggGCAGTGGCTCCCCGGTGGAG GATCCTGGCATGCAGGACCAGGCCTGGTACGCGGGGAGCTGCGACCGGCACCTGGCAGAGAGCATCCTGCAGGGGGTCAATAAG gacaGCGCGTTCATGGTGCGACAGAGTTCAGGGCAGGGCTGGAACCAGCCATTCACCTTGGCCGTGCTGTACAAGGGCCACGTCTACAACATCCCCATCCGCTACGTGGAGAGCAGCCGCCAGTACGCGCTGGGCAAGGACGGGAAGAGCCGCGAGGAG cGGTTCGACAGCGTGGCCGGCATCATCCAGCACTACCGTGAGCACCCCCTGGTGCTGATCGAGGGCAGCTCCGCCTCCAGGGCGCACACCTGCCTGCTCTTCCCCGTCAAGCCCTGA